TGCCTAAATGTTCAATTCCTGCTTCCATGTCCATGATTACCACATCTTTGTTTTGCAGCACTAGATGTGATGTTAATCTTTTTAAAAGAACATGCTCAGGACAAACACATCCGCTACCCCCTGTATCAACTGTTCCCATGGTAAGTAATGATACTCCATTTAATGTCCTACAATATCTTTCAGGTATATCATCAACTTTAGGATTCATTTTGAAAAAGCTTCCGATGCTCCCGCTTTGAGCTCCAGTTCTTTCTGCTATCAAATCCTTTATCTCTGATATAGGCACTATCTCATCTATTTCTTTTTTGGTAAACCCTAAGGCTAAAGCTAAGTTTGCATCGGGATCAGCATCTACTGCCAAGACTCTATACCCTTCATCAGCATACAATCTACTTAATATTGATGATACAGTAGTTTTTCCAACTCCGCCTTTTCCAGTAATAGCAATTTTCATAGTCATTCTCCTAACTCTATATTCCTAGTGCTGTACGTTTTGCTTCTATTCTTTCAAGAACCTGCTCTGATAATTTAGCTGGGTCCATTTCAACTGTAAATTTAGCTCCAACGATATCTTCAACTCTATTTGTTAATAAATCAACCATTTCAGCTGAGCCAGTTACTTGTGGATATACTCCAAGGAAAGTATCAATACCACTTGTAATAACATAGTTACCGATAGCAACAGCTTTTTCACTCATCCATTCAGGAGCAATACCTACAACTGGAAGTTTAGGAATATCCATATTTAGATGTTTAGCTACAGCATTTACAAGTAATATAATTCTACTTATATCTACGCATGAACCCATGTGAAGAACTGGTGGTATATCAACAAGCTCGCAAACAGTTCTAAGTCCTTGTCCTGCAAGATTTCTAGCTTCTTTGTCAAGAAGACCAGCTTTTGCTGCAGCTTGAGCCGCACATCCTGTAGCAACAACTATTACGTCATTTGCTATCATGTTTTTGATAATTTCTATATGTGAATAGTCAGGTCTAACCTTAGGATTGTTACATCCGACAATACCAACAGCTCCTCTAAGAACACCAGATACTATACAATCAGCAAGTGGCTTAACTGTACCTGTTTTATCTACGTGAGAGTTAGTAACTAAATCTAACTGTTTAATTATTGCTTCAATAGAATATCCAGCCATTGCTGTTTGCTTTGAATCTGGAATGTAAACCTTAGCTCTATCTCTATTTGCATAGTTATCTATAGCTTCTTTTACAATACCTTTTGCTGAATCAAAAGCATGATGCTCATCAAACTCAATATGAGTTGCTCCTGGAATTTTCGCTTTTGGTGATGTAGTTATAAATTTAGTATGGAAACAATCAGCAAGAGCTGCCATAGCTGGGAAGATACATTGTACGTCAACTATAACTGCCTCAACAGCTCCAGTAAGTACAGCGTTTTCCTGTTGTAG
This portion of the Acetoanaerobium noterae genome encodes:
- a CDS encoding ATP-binding protein, producing MKIAITGKGGVGKTTVSSILSRLYADEGYRVLAVDADPDANLALALGFTKKEIDEIVPISEIKDLIAERTGAQSGSIGSFFKMNPKVDDIPERYCRTLNGVSLLTMGTVDTGGSGCVCPEHVLLKRLTSHLVLQNKDVVIMDMEAGIEHLGRGTASGVDAFIVVIEPGVRSLQTFEKVKKLANDIGVSEIKVVANKIRNKEDEDFIRDNVGDSLLGFIHYSKDVIDSDRNNQSAYDADLNLKEEIKIIKNAIESSVRKDS
- the cooS gene encoding anaerobic carbon-monoxide dehydrogenase catalytic subunit, producing the protein MEKTILSIEQMEEINSLLKQKAVEAGAETWQDRKEAQKVSCKFGEEGVCCRICSMGPCRITPKAPRGICGATADTIAARNFARMVAAGAAAHSDHARDIAHVLHMSSENGSYKVKDKDKLYRLAGEWGVSTEGKDLYDVAHEVAEVALMEFGKPFGTLRFLDRAVEQRQEVWKKENVAPRAIDREIATIMHSTHIGCTAEAESLVRMGLRTGMSDGWGGSMIGTELTDILFGTPTPIQTESNLGVLEEDMVNIVLHGHDPSLSEMIVLASEDAELVAYAKEKGAKGINLAGLCCTANEVTMRHGVKMAGNFLQQENAVLTGAVEAVIVDVQCIFPAMAALADCFHTKFITTSPKAKIPGATHIEFDEHHAFDSAKGIVKEAIDNYANRDRAKVYIPDSKQTAMAGYSIEAIIKQLDLVTNSHVDKTGTVKPLADCIVSGVLRGAVGIVGCNNPKVRPDYSHIEIIKNMIANDVIVVATGCAAQAAAKAGLLDKEARNLAGQGLRTVCELVDIPPVLHMGSCVDISRIILLVNAVAKHLNMDIPKLPVVGIAPEWMSEKAVAIGNYVITSGIDTFLGVYPQVTGSAEMVDLLTNRVEDIVGAKFTVEMDPAKLSEQVLERIEAKRTALGI